In Bacillus sp. Cs-700, one genomic interval encodes:
- a CDS encoding efflux RND transporter permease subunit: MRKLIQFSLNNKFAVWLLTIIITVAGLYSGFNMKMETIPNINTPLVSVTTVYPGATPEEVSEKVSEPIENKVESLSGVNVVSSSSFENASNVQIEYNFSKNMDEAEDEVRETLQSLSLPDEVQDPNVSRLSFNAFPVMSLSVSEDDRSLTELTQRVEEDVLPAIEGVEGVSSVSIAGQEVEEISFTFKEDKMKELGLDEETVKNLIKGSSVNIPLGLYNFEDNQKAVVVDGNVSSLEDLKELEIPAMPQQSQAAQGPSAGANQAPPAAGAQDPSASQAGASEGQPKIPTVQLQEIADIELVGEAESISRTNGKESIGIQVTKSADANTVDVVNGVKDEIASLEDENNEMSIVTIFDQGEPIEESVSTMLNKAIIGAIFAVLIILLFLRNIRSTLISVISIPLSLLIALLVLNQLDITLNIMTLGAMTVAIGRVVDDSIVVIENIYRRMAIKGEQLKGKELITEATKEMFLPIMSSTIVTIAVFLPLGLVQGPVGELFLPFALTIVFALLASLLVAITIVPAMAHSLFKKGLVKKGKEPEHKEEGNGRLAHQYKKILNWTLNHKLITFGASILVLVGSLFLAPIVGVSFLPSDQEKMIVATYNPEPGETTENINNLALDAEDYFLDKEDVDTIQYSVGGENPMNPGASNQVLFFVSYDEETEGFEDERKLVLEDLKQLSEKGEWGYQDISASGGSNQITLVVNEENMSDLGPVVEDVTAELEKEDNLSNISSSISESYDQFTIVANAEKLSEFGLTAGQIGMELRNTGEAPVLTTVEKDGEALNVVLQVNEKTFEDKSDLEETTIQSPLGIEVPLSDVTTIEEGQSSNTITRRDGKVYANVTAEVLDDNIGQVSADVQEAIDKMDLPDSSEVTLGGVTQDINESFTQLGLAMLAAIAIVYLVLVITFGGGLAPLAILFSLPFTVIGGLVGLLIAGETISISSLIGMLMLIGIVVTNAIVLIDRVIHKEKEGFTTREALIEAAGTRLRPILMTALATIGALAPLAFGLEGGALISKGLGVTVIGGLTSSTLLTLIIVPVVYEFFMKFRKKPKSE; encoded by the coding sequence TTGAGAAAGCTGATTCAATTTTCGTTAAATAATAAGTTTGCAGTTTGGCTGTTAACGATTATTATTACAGTTGCTGGATTGTACTCAGGTTTTAATATGAAAATGGAAACAATCCCAAATATTAATACCCCATTAGTATCAGTCACAACTGTTTACCCGGGAGCAACACCTGAAGAAGTGTCTGAGAAAGTATCAGAACCGATTGAAAATAAAGTAGAAAGTCTATCGGGAGTAAATGTCGTAAGTTCTTCTTCATTCGAAAATGCATCGAATGTTCAAATTGAATATAACTTTAGTAAAAACATGGATGAGGCTGAGGATGAAGTACGAGAAACATTGCAGTCACTTTCATTACCTGATGAAGTACAAGATCCAAATGTTTCACGATTAAGTTTTAATGCATTTCCGGTCATGTCGCTAAGTGTTTCTGAAGATGATCGTTCACTGACAGAATTAACACAGCGTGTTGAAGAAGATGTCCTGCCTGCCATTGAAGGGGTCGAGGGGGTCTCATCTGTTTCGATTGCCGGCCAGGAAGTGGAAGAAATTTCTTTTACGTTTAAAGAAGATAAGATGAAAGAGTTGGGGCTAGATGAAGAAACCGTTAAGAATCTGATTAAAGGTTCTTCTGTCAATATCCCTCTTGGTTTATATAACTTTGAAGATAACCAAAAAGCTGTTGTCGTTGATGGCAATGTTTCTTCATTAGAAGATTTAAAAGAACTAGAAATACCAGCTATGCCACAGCAAAGCCAAGCAGCCCAAGGGCCTTCTGCAGGAGCAAATCAAGCACCTCCGGCAGCCGGAGCACAAGATCCTTCTGCATCTCAAGCGGGAGCTAGTGAAGGGCAGCCGAAAATACCAACCGTTCAGCTTCAAGAAATCGCAGATATTGAATTAGTTGGTGAAGCGGAATCGATTTCCCGTACGAACGGGAAAGAATCAATTGGGATTCAAGTAACAAAGAGTGCAGATGCAAACACGGTTGATGTTGTGAACGGTGTGAAAGACGAAATTGCATCACTTGAGGATGAGAACAATGAGATGAGTATTGTCACTATATTCGATCAGGGTGAGCCGATCGAAGAATCAGTTAGCACAATGCTGAACAAGGCAATCATCGGTGCTATTTTTGCCGTTCTCATTATTTTATTATTCTTGCGTAACATACGATCTACGTTAATTTCCGTTATTTCCATTCCATTAAGCTTGCTAATTGCCTTATTGGTGTTGAACCAGTTAGACATTACGTTAAATATCATGACGTTAGGTGCGATGACTGTTGCGATTGGTCGTGTGGTTGATGACTCGATTGTCGTGATTGAAAACATTTATCGACGGATGGCGATCAAAGGCGAACAGTTGAAAGGGAAAGAACTCATTACGGAAGCGACAAAAGAAATGTTCCTTCCAATCATGTCTTCCACAATTGTAACAATCGCCGTCTTTTTACCACTAGGTCTCGTTCAAGGCCCAGTTGGCGAACTATTCTTACCTTTCGCCTTAACCATTGTATTTGCGTTATTAGCTTCTTTACTAGTTGCGATTACAATTGTGCCAGCGATGGCTCACTCTCTCTTTAAGAAAGGGCTAGTGAAAAAAGGGAAGGAACCTGAGCACAAAGAAGAAGGCAACGGCCGTCTTGCTCATCAATACAAAAAAATATTAAATTGGACGTTGAATCACAAACTGATCACGTTCGGTGCGAGTATACTTGTTTTAGTGGGAAGTTTGTTCCTTGCTCCGATTGTAGGCGTCAGCTTCTTGCCTTCTGATCAAGAGAAAATGATTGTAGCAACATATAATCCAGAGCCTGGTGAAACAACTGAAAATATTAATAACCTTGCTCTTGATGCAGAAGACTACTTCTTAGATAAAGAAGATGTGGATACCATTCAATACTCCGTTGGTGGAGAAAACCCAATGAATCCAGGAGCTAGTAATCAAGTTCTTTTCTTTGTTAGTTATGATGAAGAAACAGAAGGATTCGAAGATGAACGTAAACTGGTTCTCGAAGATTTGAAGCAACTGAGTGAAAAAGGTGAATGGGGTTATCAAGATATCTCAGCTTCTGGTGGAAGCAACCAAATTACACTCGTAGTAAATGAAGAAAATATGAGTGATCTTGGTCCGGTTGTAGAAGATGTGACAGCTGAGCTTGAGAAAGAAGACAACCTTTCGAATATTAGTTCAAGTATTTCAGAGTCCTATGATCAATTTACAATCGTAGCGAACGCTGAAAAGCTAAGTGAATTTGGTTTAACAGCTGGTCAAATCGGAATGGAGCTTCGTAATACTGGGGAAGCGCCTGTTCTTACAACTGTTGAAAAAGATGGAGAAGCATTGAATGTTGTTCTCCAAGTAAATGAAAAGACGTTTGAAGATAAAAGTGATTTAGAAGAAACGACGATTCAGTCACCATTAGGTATAGAAGTTCCTCTTAGTGACGTCACCACCATTGAAGAAGGTCAATCATCAAATACAATCACACGTCGCGATGGCAAAGTGTACGCGAACGTAACAGCTGAAGTACTCGATGATAACATTGGGCAGGTTTCGGCAGATGTTCAGGAAGCCATTGATAAAATGGATTTACCTGATTCTTCAGAAGTCACTCTTGGTGGTGTCACTCAAGATATCAATGAATCATTCACTCAGCTTGGTTTAGCCATGCTAGCTGCGATAGCGATTGTTTATCTTGTCCTTGTCATTACATTTGGAGGCGGTCTTGCTCCGCTCGCCATTTTGTTCTCACTACCATTTACCGTTATTGGCGGACTCGTTGGATTATTGATTGCTGGTGAAACGATAAGTATTTCATCGCTAATAGGGATGCTAATGCTAATTGGTATTGTTGTAACAAATGCGATTGTATTAATTGATCGTGTCATTCATAAAGAAAAAGAAGGATTCACGACTAGAGAAGCTTTAATAGAAGCCGCTGGTACGCGTCTTCGTCCGATTTTAATGACAGCTCTTGCAACGATTGGTGCTCTAGCCCCGCTTGCGTTTGGTCTAGAAGGTGGAGCGCTTATTTCTAAAGGACTTGGTGTAACTGTTATTGGAGGTTTAACAAGCTCAACTCTCTTAACGCTTATCATTGTCCCTGTTGTTTATGAATTCTTCATGAAATTTAGAAAGAAACCGAAAAGCGAATAG